In the Brachionichthys hirsutus isolate HB-005 chromosome 1, CSIRO-AGI_Bhir_v1, whole genome shotgun sequence genome, GAGGAGACAAACAGaagatttatgaatgaatataatcGATGGAAGGAAAGTTGCAAATGGGAAATCAcaggctttttttattttttttatttaatttaattttgtttgaaCTCCGCCAAGGATCTGCAGCGCTGGAGGGACTCCTGGTAAGTCGCAGGCTGCAACATGAGAAGATAAAAGATGTATTTGCATGGAAATATCTTCACAAGTCAATTAAAAACCAACCtcacttttacctttcatggttggtgtataaagataccaagaacaatttattataataatgatgCATTGGTGTATAGCGCTTTtaaaggcacccaaagacgatCATCATCCAGATCATTGCcgatgatctggatcaccatgtgAATGTGTAAATCcgattatgaggggaatgagctgcttttcgGAGGTGTTCACTCTCCGATTGCTTTtctatttgattgtttttctgaTTATAAGGACATGTTGTGACCAAAAAGAATGACGGTGGTTTGCTTCTATACTCTAAATTTTGAGGCTTTTATCTTAAATTTGAAAAGTTTTGCTCAATATCATTTCGTGACTATATATATAGTGTTAATATATATGTGTCTAATTGTGTCGAGATTTAATAAACCTGGTCCTCATCGATGAGCTATTGTCAGAATATCTAAAGACTATGAACagtctgtattttaaatattttaaaatgcatttattctaATTTTGGATACTTAAAGTCTTTTAAACAGCACCAACATTCTCCTCGTGATAGAATATTGCACAACCCAGTTTCATGCGAGGCCTGCAGTTCACCTGAGAACTAAAACTATCGTGAAAGTTAATATCTGACAGGTTAAGTGGGTGAaattatattcatatttaaaaacgTGGACAATATTTACTAACTTGCAGTCCATGATCCCCAAGGAAAGTGTCAACATGTCCCATAATACATTGCGGCTGGTTTACGATAGTTTCGCGACCTTGTTGAGCGATTTCTGACGTGACGTATTACGGTTTACTTCCGGCCTAGTCCCCTGACGTTTCCTCTCGCAAAGCAAGTTGAACAGAATGTTCAATAAAAAGCCCCGGCGTAATTTTCGGCAGAGAAAATACAACTCAAGCGAAGAAGAGGATAACCAGAGGAAGAgcggagatgaagaggaagatgagaaagCCCCGGTTGTTGCTCAGAAGCCTTTGAATCTGGCCCAGAGCCGCGGTATCTCCTGCAGCTCCAAGCGGGAGGCGACGCCTCCCAGAACGGACAGGAGTGACGGAGAAGATGCGGAAACGTTGGAAGAGAAAGAcgaaagaaaggagagaaataaatgCCCGATTAAGAAGAGTACAAACGCCATCCTCAGTTTCTCTGAAGACAAAGAAGGTAGGACTGCATTTAATGTTGCGGATGTGAAACGTCATGCCCTCATaataaacagcacaaacagTGAAATAGCTAAAACAGTGTTTAACTGTCCTTTTTTAATCTTAGTCACAGCTATTCAGTCCACGGTCATGGGCCTCCCGGTGTAACTCCCTCCAGAGGAaagaacaaaaagcaacaaTCTATATAAACACTGAGGAGGACGCTAGATGAAATGGCTGCCTTTGGTTTTTCCCTCATGGATCTGGTTTGCTTTTTATTGTTCAGCCGAGGAACCAACATTTCAACTGAAAAAGTCCTCTGAGAAAGCCGTGGTCTTTCGCGTGAGAAGGAAGGAGGCTTCGCGTGCGAAGACGACCCAAAGTGCAGGTGTGTGCTCGGCCGGTTCGTGCTGTTAACACTGCTCTCATGTCCTTTACACACACAATGTAATCACATGCATTATATTTCACTAAATACATGCTGTGTGCAAACTCGTTACGTTCGCGTGGCTCACTCTAACGCCGTTGAATAGAACACTGCAATAAATTCCAACTTGATGGagagtattatggtctgtttttgtttcagcTGTTTTAAGCAGGTGTTCATTCGACTGTATTTTCACTTGATGGGCTGTTCTGTTCTAATGTGGGAATCTTTTCTTGAAATGAAGAGAGACTGGAATATTAAAACAATTGTCAGTGAAACTAATAAACTGGCAACTAAATCAATGTCctaatatttcaaaatgtacgTTACTGTAGTATagtttgatgaagatgaagttaTGATTTCATTGAAAAAACCAGTCAAATCtggcagagaggaaaacaaaatgtttagtcTCACGAGGTGCCGACACTGAACACCCACTCCTTGCCACAGCTTAATACGTCTTATGTCTTATAAATCTCTGCTTAAAATAGCGTTTAGGACTTTTATAGTGTCTAGTATTTATTAAGTATATCTATCTTTTACGTTTGCATAATAACAAACCTTTTGTTTTGGCTCCGTTTTCTGCAGATGGAAATGCCTTCCCATCTTTTCCTGCCAGTCCCGCATCACCGTGTGCTTCGACCCAAAATGATGCTGACGACACTGATGATGACAGTGACAGTGATGGCGGTGTTGCGTCTTCCTCCATCAGCTCGATGTCAGACACCAGCATTTCTTCTGCCAAGCCAGgtttgtgttctctctctcgTTCAAGATAAGTGAAAGTGAGGTTTTAGGTTTTTCGTTTTACTCCTCAGAGACGGCTAGGTTTTAGAGAAAAGACAGAATCAGTGTTTGGTATTGAATAACTTGCATACTTATATGTCAAATTCACATTGGTGTACCTTATACTTCAAGTGTAGTTGCTTTTCAGTAAAGGCAACTACACTTATTGGCCTTATTTTAGTGATAAATGAGCCGTTATCAGGTCCAATTCTATGTCTCTAGTTACACTTAGATCAAAGGAGCATGCTGTAGTATCTAGTGGCTTTTAGAGAGGACATTTTAGATCACAACCAGTTGAACATACCTCCCTTTTATACATGGGGAAATAAACGCTTCATGCATCGATAGATGGGACTCATTTTaggaaataaaactaaactaatTGTAAGTGGTataaaatgttctctttttaATAGCTGATGAACATTAAAGGATGcttctgaatatttatttattgtccttCATTGTTAAGAAgccaattttattttccagcttACTAGAGTTTAAGTTGTGTTCGTGCATTTGTGTATTTCAACACTTCTGTGATGTATATTGTGAAAGCCTGCAATAATGAAGCTGTCATTTGTCTTTACAGTAATTATTCCTAAGGCTGAAGAGATCCAGGCAGCCAGGCGGAAGCGTCGGGCCATTCAAGGCCGGAAAGATTTCATTCTGCTGGGCAGAGATGGCCGGAGTTCTGCTGGTAGCACCCCTGATCACTGCAGtagagaggatgatgaagacaaggttgaagatgatgatgagtcAGATGATCACGAGAGAAGAATTGAGTTTGCGCCAAGATTGAAGAGCCTCAGAGAGAGAATTGCTGAGAAAGTTGGTACGAGAAGGGGAGAAATGGCAGCTGGAATTCTAAGGCCTTGCATGAAACGGTGAATGTTCGGTGTGCcgttatatactgtatgtttgtttttaatccaggagGCAGCGATAATAGTCTCTCAGGAACTGATGGAGAAGAGCAGGATCTTTGGGAGGAGACACAAATTGAGAAGGGAGTCAAGAGACGTCCAGGAGGACAGGTAGGacggacgttttcccttttgtctttaaaagtgtttttttttttttctcaatgtGTTTTGATCTCTTGTTTCATTTAGTGACTGGCCACTCTCAAATGGGAagatagtctttttttttctgaggaCATAAACTTTATCTGCGTGTACTGCTCCCTCTGTACTGTATACTTGACACCctttactactactgtactttcggcttgtcccagtGGGGCGTCGCCACcctttatttttcctttattaTCCACAGAGCCCATCTGGAAGCGAATCCAGCATctatagcagcagcagcatcagcaggcaagagaaaaaacagaagaagtCCTCAGCAGGGGTCAGAATCCCAAAGACCCGTCCTCTGGTCAGTGTCATGATGGTCAGGAAAAGAATCACTGGGACGTAAGTTTTCTTTCATTATGTTCTACTGCCAAACAGTATATTTGTAGTATTCTTGACTTGACATCTCTTAGtgatttttattaatttgctttttttttttgcctctagACTAGATTCACTGAAGGAAGTTCACAGAGCACGGCAAGCAGAgttgaggaggatggagggtgaTGCTGAGAATGCTAAAAGCTCTCTGGAGATTCTGGAGGAATGCTCCTCAGATAGCCAGCTTAGGTTTTACAGGGCTATGACCCTCTATGTCCACAACCTGGTGGAGTGTTTACGGGAGAAGGTGGGTGATGAATAACGCTAATGTAGCTCtaacataaaacaaatatgtcaAATAATTGTTGACGTTTGTATAATAGAACTTTCATTCGTGTTCAGTTTACAGATTCCACCTTTTGAAGATTATTAATAATGATCGACTTACTGAAGAAGCCTGAACTGATGTGTGTGACTGTCGACAGGTTGTTGGAATCAACtcactggagctggagctgcatgctctgctgtctgaccagatggAGGCACTGTTGGCACGGCGACGGCACAGGATGAAGGAGCGGTCTGaccgtctgcagcagctcagctgtGAGTGACGTGTGTGCCTGTATTTGTGATCAAACGTCAGACAAAATATTTACGTGAACTTTATTCTTTCATGGCACAGATGATAAGAGTGGAGATTCAGCCCATGGAACAcaagggtgagtgtgtgtgtgtgtgtgagtgtgcgtgtgtgtgtgcgtgtgattgaTTCAAAATGGTCAAGATTCAAAATTTGAATGTTCTTCTGGTTGATTACTTTTTTATTCGGTATGAAAAATCAATGTTATATATTAACAACTTGTAATTGTAGTTAGAAAcgtgtacaaaataaaaaaaacctctgcaTAAGTACTGCGATAAGAGATGCTGTATTTCTCAGCTTTGTGAAACTGGTATTCCGCTCTTCACATATAAGTGTGTATGATATCTGTTTGATATGTTGCAGTGATGAAGACACTGGTGCTGGAAATGAGGAAGATTTTGAGATACCTGAAGACACACAGCTCTcggcagaagaggaagatgagctgcagaaaaacaaaggtC is a window encoding:
- the gcfc2 gene encoding intron Large complex component GCFC2, with product MFNKKPRRNFRQRKYNSSEEEDNQRKSGDEEEDEKAPVVAQKPLNLAQSRGISCSSKREATPPRTDRSDGEDAETLEEKDERKERNKCPIKKSTNAILSFSEDKEGRTAFNVADVKPEEPTFQLKKSSEKAVVFRVRRKEASRAKTTQSADGNAFPSFPASPASPCASTQNDADDTDDDSDSDGGVASSSISSMSDTSISSAKPVIIPKAEEIQAARRKRRAIQGRKDFILLGRDGRSSAGSTPDHCSREDDEDKVEDDDESDDHERRIEFAPRLKSLRERIAEKVGGSDNSLSGTDGEEQDLWEETQIEKGVKRRPGGQSPSGSESSIYSSSSISRQEKKQKKSSAGVRIPKTRPLVSVMMVRKRITGTLDSLKEVHRARQAELRRMEGDAENAKSSLEILEECSSDSQLRFYRAMTLYVHNLVECLREKVVGINSLELELHALLSDQMEALLARRRHRMKERSDRLQQLSCTDDKSGDSAHGTQGDEDTGAGNEEDFEIPEDTQLSAEEEDELQKNKADILLRSQAVLSDVQDEFCDVKKILHRFEEWRGSYSDSYHNAYISLCLPKLLNPIIRLQLLPWNPLEDAVGDVESLPWFTAVETFCHGHGHEELEHTDRQTLSAVIERNVLPKMTAYAELVWDPLSRQQSDCLSDICHRLKEDYSIFDREQSKPGKAFIEAVICRLRSCVDEDIFIPLYPKKFLEDQTSPQCLFRDQQFLTAIKLLGSMAKWDLLLPESALKELMLDKLLNRYLMITLCSQTSHNNAVLACKKIADSLPLSWLKGETVCLPQLQNFRNHLVEKVHTICKQQPPGETNTRSAVVEMLQILSRIRCNDSIMAIAEKYHYEDVIYSHQLLNQEKD